Part of the Carnobacterium pleistocenium FTR1 genome is shown below.
TTGATACACCCGAGAAGGCTAAAAGATGTATGGAGCTTGGAGTTCATTCAATCGTAGTAGGGAGTGCAATCACGCGTCCTCAATTGATTACAGCTGGATTTGTTGGGAAAATGAAAGAAGTAAAGTAAAATTGTAAAAAAGTTAGTAAAGAAGAGGGGTTAACTTCTCTCCTTACTAACTTTTTTATTTGAAATAGAAATAAATCCATTCAATCATTTTCTTAGATGGTCACATTATTTTAAATGTGAATCTAAAGCAGATAACGTCTTTTTGCGGTTTTGTTTATATGATTTGTTTTCTAATAATTCATAACACAATACATCTAAAATAAAGTGAATCGGCAATTGACTGTTAATAAATTGATCATCTGGAATGGCTGTCCTACCCGAAGCGAATAGTACTTGATCAGCAATGTTTGTAAGAGGAGTATGATTTTGATTAGTAATCACAAAAACGGTAGCTTGTTCTTTTTTTGCGATAGTACAGGCGTCAATAATAGCTTGTGTTTTACCATAATTTGAAATAGCAATCATCAAATCATATTTTTTTAACAATATAGCATCCATTAACATCATATGTGGATCGGTCACTACGTCAACGATTAATCCCATTCTGACTAATCTATATTTCAGTTCCATAGCGCTCAATCCCGAATTGCCAACACCGCAAATCAAAATTTTGTTG
Proteins encoded:
- a CDS encoding MurR/RpiR family transcriptional regulator, which translates into the protein MAKNLDLSNRINQNYSLLSKKEKQVATFILEHKHDIASWNIKDLSRLTATSNATISRFCAKLNYRNFSEFKSFVIQELGGTPAPLQVPVKIASYYTQLIHSASQLIETKQINDFVEAIHLSNKILICGVGNSGLSAMELKYRLVRMGLIVDVVTDPHMMLMDAILLKKYDLMIAISNYGKTQAIIDACTIAKKEQATVFVITNQNHTPLTNIADQVLFASGRTAIPDDQFINSQLPIHFILDVLCYELLENKSYKQNRKKTLSALDSHLK